In the genome of Pseudorca crassidens isolate mPseCra1 chromosome 14, mPseCra1.hap1, whole genome shotgun sequence, one region contains:
- the CALM2 gene encoding calmodulin-2 isoform X2 — MADQLTEEQIAEFKEAFSLFDKDGDGTITTKELGTVMRSLGQNPTEAELQDMINEVDADGNGTIDFPEFLTMMARKMKDTDSEEEIREAFRVFDKDGNGYISAAELRHVMTNLGEKLTDEEVDEMIREADIDGDGQVNYEEFVQMMTAK; from the exons AATTCAAAGAAGCTTTTTCACTATTTGACAAGGATGGTGATGGAACTATAACAACAAAGGAGTTGGGAACTGTAATGAGGTCTCTTGGGCAGAATCCCACAGAAGCAGAGTTACAGGACATGATTAATGAGGTGGATGCTGATG GTAACGGCACAATTGACTTCCCGGAATTTCTGACAATGAtggcaagaaaaatgaaagacacaGACAGTGAAGAAGAAATTAGAGAAGCCTTCCGTGTGTTTGATAAG GATGGTAATGGCTATATTAGTGCAGCAGAGCTCCGCCATGTGATGACAAACCTTGGAGAGAAGTTAACAGATGAAGAGGTTGATGAAATGATCAGGGAAGCAGATATCGATGGTGATGGTCAAGTAAACTATGAAG AGTTTGTACAAATGATGACAGCAAAGTGA
- the CALM2 gene encoding calmodulin-2 isoform X3, whose protein sequence is MRSLGQNPTEAELQDMINEVDADGNGTIDFPEFLTMMARKMKDTDSEEEIREAFRVFDKDGNGYISAAELRHVMTNLGEKLTDEEVDEMIREADIDGDGQVNYEEFVQMMTAK, encoded by the exons ATGAGGTCTCTTGGGCAGAATCCCACAGAAGCAGAGTTACAGGACATGATTAATGAGGTGGATGCTGATG GTAACGGCACAATTGACTTCCCGGAATTTCTGACAATGAtggcaagaaaaatgaaagacacaGACAGTGAAGAAGAAATTAGAGAAGCCTTCCGTGTGTTTGATAAG GATGGTAATGGCTATATTAGTGCAGCAGAGCTCCGCCATGTGATGACAAACCTTGGAGAGAAGTTAACAGATGAAGAGGTTGATGAAATGATCAGGGAAGCAGATATCGATGGTGATGGTCAAGTAAACTATGAAG AGTTTGTACAAATGATGACAGCAAAGTGA